GGGCGGCCGCGTTCGCCTCGATGGTCGTCGGCGCGGCCTTCATGATCGCGTTCTACCTCGGGATGGTGCAGTTCGTCGAGGACCAGCCGATCACGGTGATGATACTGACGCTCGTGATGTCCATCGTCGTCGAGGAGGTCGCGAAGATACTCGTCGGGACGCAGCCGCGCGCCCTCCCGTCGCTCGTCGACGGCCAGATCGCGCTCCTCGGCGGCGTGCAGGCCAATCGCCTCCTCGCGTTCGCCCTCTCCTGGGTCATCATCGCCTTGCTGTTCGCGGGCGTGAACTACACGCGCACCGGGAAGGCCATCCTCGCGACGAGCATGTCGACGAAGGGCGCGTCCCTCGTCGGCATCGAATCGAAGCGGATGTACCTCTACACGTGGGCGCTCGCCGGGCTACTCGCGGCGCTCGCCGGCGTCTTCCTCGGCTCCATCCAGACGGTGAGCTGGGCGATGGGACGCGAACCCCTCGTCCTCTCCTTCTCCATCGTCGTGCTCGGCGGCATCGGCTCCATCAGGGGGAGCATCCTCGGGGCGTACGTCATCGGGTTCCTCGAGGTCTTCACCGTCTCCTACGTGGATTCGAGCCTCAGCGGCCTCGCATCGCTCGTCGTGCTCGTAATCATCCTGCTCGTGAAACCCGAAGGCCTGTTCGGCCGGGAGCTGACGCATTAACATGACGGGCTACGCAGACCTCGTCGACCCGCGGTCGCTGTCCGTCCGCCACTTCGCCGGCGTGCTCGGCCTCGTCGCGCTCGCCGCGCTCCCGTTCTGGATACAGCCCCTGCTGGGGCGCGGCGGCGGCATTCTCGCCGTCGTGAGCGTCACGACCGCGCTCTTCTTCGCGATGTTCGCGATGAGCTGGGACGCCGTCTCCGGCTACACCGGCCAGATAAGCTTCGGGCACGCGCTCTTCTTCACCGTCGGCGGCTACGGCTCCGCGCTCGCCAACACGGAGCTCGGCCTCCCGCCCGTCGCCGCCATCCTCCTCGGCACGGCGCTCGCGGCGCTCGCCGGCGTCGTCATCGGCGGCCCGGCGCTCCGCCTCGAAGGCCCCTACCTCTCGCTCATCACGCTCGTCTCGCCGCTCATCCTCCTCCAGCTGTTCATCGTGTTCAGCGACACCTTCGGCGGCGAACTCGGCCTCCCCTCCCCCGAGCCGCTCCTCCCGGTGGGCGGCTTCTTCGGGCAGGCGATGGCGAACTTCTACGTCGCGTTCGCCCTCTTCTGCGTCGTCCTCCTCGTCCTCCTCGCCGTCACCCGGTCGAACGCCGGGTCCGTCTTCACGGCGATTCGCGAGGACGAAGCGGCCGTCGCCGCGTCCGGCCTCAACCCCGCGAAGTTCAAGCTCTTCGCGTTCGTGCTGTCCGCGGCCGTCGGCGGCATCGCCGGCGCGGTCTTCGTCCACACGGTCGGGAAACCGCAGCCGAGCCAGCTCCTCGTGATGACCGTCAGCATCGAGGTCATCATCGCCACCATCGTCGGCGGCATGGGCACCATCACCGGTGCGGCCGTCGGCGGGCTGTTCTTCAGCCTCTTCCGCGAGTGGCTCTCCGGCGTCGAAGCCGCGGTTCCCGGCATCGGCGTCTCCATCGCCTCCCTCGACCTCCTGCTGTTCTCGGTCGTGACGTTCGCGCTCCTGTTCTTCCTGCCCGAGGGCGTCCTCGGCTGGGCGCTCAGGCGCGGCCGCACGCTCACGAACCGCGAGAGCGCGTCCGGCGACGCCGCCCCCGACGGCGGACGCACGCCGCTCGAACAAGTCGTCGCGAACTACCGCGACGCGCTCGCGCGCATCGGAGGTGACGACGATGACTGAGTACGCGCCCGACGACGGCCTGCTCGTCATCGACGGCCTCCGCAAGGAGTTCGGCGGCCTCACCGCCGTCGAAGACCTCTCCTTCGCGGTGGAGGAGGGCGAGATTCTCGGGTTCATCGGGCCGAACGGCGCGGGGAAGTCCACGACGTTCAACTGCGTCACCGGCGTCTACCCGCCGACCGCCGGCACCGTCTACTACGACGGCGAGGACGTCACGGGCGAACCCGCCTACGAGATGGTGAAACGCGGGCTCGCGCGGACGTTCCAGGAGTTCCGCCCGCTCCCCGACCGGAACGTCCGAAAGAACGTCGAACTCGCGCTCGTCCCTGACCGCGTGCTCTCCCTCACGGGGCTCCGCGGCGAGACGCGAGAGCGCGCCGTCGAAATCTGCGAGCGCGTCGGCCTCGGCGACCGCCTGGAGCAGACGCCGGACGAACTCCCGCACGCCGGCCTGCTCCGCCTCGAACTCGCGCGCGCGCTCGCCACCGACCCCGACCTCCTGCTCGTCGACGAGCCGTTCGCCGGCCTGTCGAACAGCGAGGTCGAAGCGCTCTCAGCGACCTTAGAGGAGCTCCGGCAGGACGGGCTGACGCAGGTGGTCGTCGACCACAACATGCGCGGCCTGCTCTCCCTCATCGACCGCGCCATCGTCATCGAGTTCGGCGCGAAAATCGCGGAGGGCCCGCCGGAGGCCATCCGGGACGACGAACGCGTTCAGGAGGCCTACCTCGGAGGTGAGGACCGATGACGGACCGCGTCCTCGACGTCGCCGACCTCCACGTGCGCTACGGGGAGGTGGCGGCGCTCCGCGGCGTCGACGTCCGCGTCGACGAAGGCGAAATCGTCGGCCTCATCGGGCCGAACGGCGCGGGGAAGACGACGCTCGCGAACACCGCGTCGGGTTTCCTCGACTACGACGGGACGGTCGACTACCGCGGCGACCCCGTCCGCGACCGGGAGCCGAGCGACCTCGTCGAAGCGGGGCTCGTCCACTGCTCGGAGGACCGCGACCTCTTCGGGCACCTCTCCGTCGCCGACAACCTCGAACTCGGCGCGTACCGCCACGCCGACGACTGGGAGGAGCGCCGCGAGTTCGTCTACGACCTCTTCCCGCGCCTCGAAGAACGCAGCGGCCAGCACGCCCGCACGATGAGCGGCGGCGAACAGCAGATGCTCGCCATCGGCCGCGCGCTCATGAGCGACCCCGACCTCCTCATCCTCGACGAGCCGACGCTCGGCCTCGCACCCGTCATCCTCGACGACATCAGCGAGGGCATCGAGGAGATTCAGGAGTCCGGCGTCACCGTCCTGCTCGCCGAGCAGAACGTGACGTTCACGATGAACCACGCCGACCGCGTCTACCTCCTCGAACAGGGCTCCGTCGAACGCGAGGGCAGCCCCGAGGACCTCCGCGGCGACGACTACATCCGAGACGCCTACCTCGGACAGTAGTCACTCCTCCTTCTTCGCGATGCTGTCGAGCGCGTCGGCGGTGGCTTCGAGCACGCCCGCGGCGCTTCCGCGTCCGACCACTCAAAAGACGGGGAATCGGGCTACAGCCGGCCGACGAGGACGTCGGTGTCCTCTATCCCTTCGATGACGTACTCCATGAACTCGCTGGCGGTGACGCCGTCGACGAGTCGGTGGTCGTAGGAGAAGGAGAAGCCGACGCGCTGGCGGACCTCGAAGTCGTCGGGGCCGGTGGCGACGGGCTTGTGCTCGATGCGGCCCACGCCGAGAATCCCGGACTCGGGGTGGTTGATTATCGGCGTGCCGAACGTCCCGTGCTCGCTGTGGCTCCCGACGTTCGTCACGGTGAACGTGCCGCCGCGGAGGGCGGCGGGGTCGATGGTGCGCTCGCGCGCGGCCTCGGTGAGCTCTTCCAGCTCTCCGGCGATTTCCACGATGGACTTCTGATCCACGTCCTTCACCACGGGGACGAGGAGGCCGTCCTCGGTGTGCGTCGCGACGCCGACGTTATAGTCGTGTTTCTCGACGATCTCGTCGTTCTCGTCGTCGATGCTCGCGTTCACCAGCGGGAACTCCTGGAGCGCGGGAACGACGGCTTTCACGAGAATCGGCGTGTACGTGATCTTCGCGTCGTGTGCGGCGTCGAGGCGCTCTTTCAGGTCGACGAGCGCGCCCGCGTCCGCCTCGAACCCCGACGTCACGTGCGGAATCGTCGACGCCGAGCGCTCCATGTTCTCCGCGATCTTCCCCCGCAGGCCGCGGAGCGGCCGGCGGCTCGCCGAGACGCCGTCGGCCTCGACGGCGGCGTCGGTCTGTCCACTGTCGCTCTCGCTCGCGGGACTCCCGGATTCGCTGCTCGCCGCCGCGCCAGTCGGCGCGCTCGCGGGTTCGGCTTCCGCTCCCTCCTCCCCACCGGCGGCGTGCGAATCCACGTCCGCTCGGAGGACGCGCC
This sequence is a window from Halocalculus aciditolerans. Protein-coding genes within it:
- a CDS encoding branched-chain amino acid ABC transporter permease, encoding MSGLTSTISNAVMLSALYALVAIGFTLIFGVGGVLNLSHGATITVGAFTAYFATSVFGLNIWAAAFASMVVGAAFMIAFYLGMVQFVEDQPITVMILTLVMSIVVEEVAKILVGTQPRALPSLVDGQIALLGGVQANRLLAFALSWVIIALLFAGVNYTRTGKAILATSMSTKGASLVGIESKRMYLYTWALAGLLAALAGVFLGSIQTVSWAMGREPLVLSFSIVVLGGIGSIRGSILGAYVIGFLEVFTVSYVDSSLSGLASLVVLVIILLVKPEGLFGRELTH
- a CDS encoding branched-chain amino acid ABC transporter permease, which codes for MTGYADLVDPRSLSVRHFAGVLGLVALAALPFWIQPLLGRGGGILAVVSVTTALFFAMFAMSWDAVSGYTGQISFGHALFFTVGGYGSALANTELGLPPVAAILLGTALAALAGVVIGGPALRLEGPYLSLITLVSPLILLQLFIVFSDTFGGELGLPSPEPLLPVGGFFGQAMANFYVAFALFCVVLLVLLAVTRSNAGSVFTAIREDEAAVAASGLNPAKFKLFAFVLSAAVGGIAGAVFVHTVGKPQPSQLLVMTVSIEVIIATIVGGMGTITGAAVGGLFFSLFREWLSGVEAAVPGIGVSIASLDLLLFSVVTFALLFFLPEGVLGWALRRGRTLTNRESASGDAAPDGGRTPLEQVVANYRDALARIGGDDDD
- a CDS encoding ABC transporter ATP-binding protein encodes the protein MTDRVLDVADLHVRYGEVAALRGVDVRVDEGEIVGLIGPNGAGKTTLANTASGFLDYDGTVDYRGDPVRDREPSDLVEAGLVHCSEDRDLFGHLSVADNLELGAYRHADDWEERREFVYDLFPRLEERSGQHARTMSGGEQQMLAIGRALMSDPDLLILDEPTLGLAPVILDDISEGIEEIQESGVTVLLAEQNVTFTMNHADRVYLLEQGSVEREGSPEDLRGDDYIRDAYLGQ
- a CDS encoding ABC transporter ATP-binding protein, which gives rise to MTEYAPDDGLLVIDGLRKEFGGLTAVEDLSFAVEEGEILGFIGPNGAGKSTTFNCVTGVYPPTAGTVYYDGEDVTGEPAYEMVKRGLARTFQEFRPLPDRNVRKNVELALVPDRVLSLTGLRGETRERAVEICERVGLGDRLEQTPDELPHAGLLRLELARALATDPDLLLVDEPFAGLSNSEVEALSATLEELRQDGLTQVVVDHNMRGLLSLIDRAIVIEFGAKIAEGPPEAIRDDERVQEAYLGGEDR
- a CDS encoding dihydrolipoamide acetyltransferase family protein, giving the protein MVAFEYRLPDPGEGLTEAEVETWYVEPGDDIGEDDRFLDVETDKAVVEIPAPCPGTVEELAADPGDVVQVGDVIAVIETDSPPRQQSSGTASTGREAGGGDAESGASDDGDGLTDAVERVGTADSESTDSGDDAAAAGAGDGRVFAAPSTRKYAREQGVDLSAVEGSGPGGRVLRADVDSHAAGGEEGAEAEPASAPTGAAASSESGSPASESDSGQTDAAVEADGVSASRRPLRGLRGKIAENMERSASTIPHVTSGFEADAGALVDLKERLDAAHDAKITYTPILVKAVVPALQEFPLVNASIDDENDEIVEKHDYNVGVATHTEDGLLVPVVKDVDQKSIVEIAGELEELTEAARERTIDPAALRGGTFTVTNVGSHSEHGTFGTPIINHPESGILGVGRIEHKPVATGPDDFEVRQRVGFSFSYDHRLVDGVTASEFMEYVIEGIEDTDVLVGRL